The DNA window TCATGAATCTCTTTCCATTCTTTGCGTACTCCCCTTGAAGAAAGACTGGTCACCCCCTGCATTTGGCGCACACATTCACACAAGTAATATGCTTTACGGCCTGGAAGCAGCACCATGCAGAAACCATCCAAAGCCCATGGGATGTCCTGGGGGAAGCTGACTCTAGCGAGCAGGACCCAGTTCAGCATGGCTACGGCTCCACTGTCACACTGCTGTTGGTAACACGTACGCCATACCATCCTTTCCAGAACAGCGTGTCCTGGCCACCATGTTCAAAGCGGACAAAGCGTACCCCAGGCCCATAGCTGGAAAAGGTGTGGGAGATCTTTGGGGTGAGAGAGAAAATGGTTGTTGGTGAGTGTCAAACCACCATGAATCTACCTTTCTCTTGTGCAGAGAGCCTTCAATCCCTGGCGACCTCAGCTATAGCTACCAGGCTGGGTAACAATGAGGACAGTTACAGTGGGAAAAGAGTTACTGGGAGGAGCTTTGATCCCAGTGATTTTTCAGAGGCCACTTAAGCCCTTTCCTAGTTGGGCATCTCCTTCCACTCCCACAAACTTGTGGTGACTTAGTGAATTTCCAAACTTTATATAAGATAGTCTAATAGTAAAATCCCTTGCTCCACAGAACACAAGCCAGAGCTCTCTATCTTCTTCCAGGAGAACATACGCTGCTTCCATCTGCTTGTAAAACATTCCTGACTCATGCAGACTGGGTGTCCCCTGCCCAGCCCCTGTCTGCAACTCACCTCAGTCCAGTCAGCGTCATTGTCCTGTGGGATGGCAATAGTTTCACTCTTGTACTCGGCCAGCACATCCTCGTTCTCTGAGAGCAGCTTCACGCAAAGCTCATAAAGGCAGCCAGCATCACTGCGTCCTGCATACCTGCAGGGGAGACCTGAGCTGCCAATTTTGCCTAGGTGAATTTAGCAAAGAGACACAGTACAAGAGCCCTGCTGAACGGCAGCAATGGGTGGGCTCAAACCAAGGTGCCAGCAACCTGATGAGGTTGGCAGAGGTGGAAATCTGGAGCAGTTCTTACCCCAACCTATCCCCTCCCCTCATTCACAAGAGGGACCTGGTCTTTGGAGGCTGTGTGTACCAACAGTTTTAAGCTTGCGAGAGCTGCCAGCAACTCTAAGCTGAGTTCTAGCCCTGCCCTACATGTAGAATGACACCAAGGGATGCAGTGGGGTAACAGCTGAGGTTTTAAGGCCTAATGCAGGTATATGCCTTTCCTCCTCATTCTTGATACTCTCTGCTGTCCAGGGCATGCTTGCTACTTACCAGTCCTTCACTACAACTTTAGGCTGGGTTGTGTCCATCAGCTCTTCCCAGTAGCCCTCAGCCCTAAGATCAATGACCTGAGACTTCCGGCACCACCTGAAACACAATAAATTAACTGGTAGCACAACCCCTCCTGGGGCTGGAAGAAGCAAAATTGTCCCCTTCCCTGaataagagaagaaagcagcctTACTCATAGGATGTAACAAAGTATTTATGGACTTCTTCACTAGGAAATTCTTTCCCAAAGTCCCCAGGGAGCTCTTCAATTTTCCAGCCATCACCTCCATTCTCCACCTCTCCCCAGTACTGTAAGTCTTCTGCAAATGGCAGAAAAGAGAGAATCTATTGCATCAGTCTCTGTTGGCCTGGAgaacctcactgcctcccagtGGGACCTTTCTCTTGCTTGTGAAAGGTATGTTAGATACAGTGCTCATTCTATACATGGACTACAGAGATGTTAAGTAGAAGTCAGGTAAACAGCTTTGATCTGGTTGAACACAAACTTTAACATTTCCTGCCACCAAAATGGCTATGAGTGTGAGGGGTTATTTAAGAAAATACTCCAGTGCAACTAGGTATTCTGAACTGTCAGCATTATAATATAGAAGTAGCCTGGGGAGAAGATGcctattccttttttttggtaAGCAAGTAGTTGGGATTCATTTTGAACTCCTTGTGTGCTGTTCCTCTGTGTGACATTTTGCAACTTTGAAGGTTTGTAGTACAAACCTAAATTGCTAAGTGGTATTTCTAGAAGCAATGTGCCCTTAAACACTGGGCTTTTCTGGCCTTAGCCAGAGGGAACTTGAATGTTGAAAAAGCTTGCAGAAAAATCACCTGTAAACACAATGGAGAAGTTATGTTGATGTTTGTTTTTGCCTGCTGATGTGTGAAATATGGAGACTTATTGGTTGTTGCTTGGGTTGTAAGGCTTGGTTACTGCTGCTTATAGCTAAACATCTTGTAGATTTACCAAACAAATCTCATGGATTATCAAATTAATGGCTAAAGGGTTATGTGCCCAGCTAAGTAATGCAGGTTGTAGTAAGGAGGCACAAATGAGACTTGCCTGAgcctgctgcagggagggaaGCCTGAGAGGTTTGAGCTAAGGCCAGAATAGCCCCTGAGTAGGG is part of the Dromaius novaehollandiae isolate bDroNov1 chromosome 24, bDroNov1.hap1, whole genome shotgun sequence genome and encodes:
- the FBXO2 gene encoding F-box only protein 2, translating into MESLPEAVLIRILASIPAADLVLVCRLVCCQWKNLVDGAALWILKCQQEGLTGAESQESAENWQNFYFLSKKKRNLIKNPCGEEDLQYWGEVENGGDGWKIEELPGDFGKEFPSEEVHKYFVTSYEWCRKSQVIDLRAEGYWEELMDTTQPKVVVKDWYAGRSDAGCLYELCVKLLSENEDVLAEYKSETIAIPQDNDADWTEISHTFSSYGPGVRFVRFEHGGQDTLFWKGWYGVRVTNSSVTVEP